ATTAAAAACACTTAGATTAGATTTGCTAGTTGATAATGCCATTATAATCGAGGTCAAATCAAGCCCATATCGACCACAATTTGCAGTTCCACAACTATTATCCTATTTAAACTCAACAGCAATCCAAACTGGTTTAATCCTAAACTTCGGTTTACCTAGGATGATGGATGGGGTTAAAAGAGTTAGTAGGATTAAAAAATAGTACTAGCGAAATGCCATCTAAAAAACCGCCTAACAAGTGATAGACGGTCATTTTATATTTAAATTGATACTGCCATGCGAATGCAGGAACTAGACACCCATTATTCCTTACATATGATTATTCATTAAGAATAGTACTTCTGGAACTTACTCTTCGGTTTATTCGGAATAGTCATTTTCATTTTTCCTGAATCAATTAATGGATAAATATATGTCTTTATAAAATAACTCGGTGCCTCAAATCCAAATTTCTCTGCAAGTTCTTCCCTCGTTCGCGGCGTAATACAGTAATTTATTATCTCATTTTCAAAATCGATATCTTTATCTTGAACAACTGTTTTTTTGTAAAAAATTACTTTGAATACCCCCCGTTGATCAATAAATACCGGATGAGGCATCCCGGCTTTTTTAAGTTCTGCAATGACAGTAGGAATACCGGAAAATCTATTCTCAGTATCAACCATAATTTCTAATGCTCCCGCTAAATAAGGATTCCTTGTGTCGGCGGCGGCCTTCCCTAAATTATCGACAGTAATTCTGCCATATAGACCTCCTGGATTCTCCAGTTCCAATCTATCCTCATACATAATTAACCTGATAGGTGAACGTTCTGTATGGACACTGTAATCTCTGTGTATAAGTGCATTTAGGATAATCTCCCTTATTGCCTTTATTGGGTATTCAGGTTTATCGGCACGAGTCCCTTCTTCAGTCACAATCGTTTTGACCTTCATGTTTCTTCGTACAAAAGCCAATGTGCCTTCAAGCATTTGAGATATGGTTCCTTCAATTCGTTTATTATCTACAAATCGTTCTCCATCTTCGCCAAGTTCACCAATCTCTTTCCCCTGCACTACCATCGCTGTCACGCTCAGTTGTGGCGTAAACTCTTGTGGATACTCACCAAGAAGCATTAATCCTGCCAAAGTAGGAAAACCATCTTGACATAAACCTTGA
Above is a genomic segment from Fusibacter sp. A1 containing:
- a CDS encoding GxxExxY protein; its protein translation is MENDISTQIIGIAIKVHTTLGPGLLESIYEEAICFELMKRNIPFSRQVEVPVYYEGVILKTLRLDLLVDNAIIIEVKSSPYRPQFAVPQLLSYLNSTAIQTGLILNFGLPRMMDGVKRVSRIKK
- a CDS encoding ATP-binding protein; the protein is MLEDELVQLVQKITFEKCEKQHIELKKALGGTPSKLYDTLSSFSNQTGGGIIVFGIDEEDDYKVVGVYDAQDLQKKVMEQSLQMEPVVRPLFTVAQVEDKVVVSAEISEFDIYDKPCFYKGAGRLRGSYIRVGDSDQPMTEYEIYSYEAYKRRIHDELRSVERATMEYLKKDNITEYLIKLRRLKMNLANLEDKRILETQGLCQDGFPTLAGLMLLGEYPQEFTPQLSVTAMVVQGKEIGELGEDGERFVDNKRIEGTISQMLEGTLAFVRRNMKVKTIVTEEGTRADKPEYPIKAIREIILNALIHRDYSVHTERSPIRLIMYEDRLELENPGGLYGRITVDNLGKAAADTRNPYLAGALEIMVDTENRFSGIPTVIAELKKAGMPHPVFIDQRGVFKVIFYKKTVVQDKDIDFENEIINYCITPRTREELAEKFGFEAPSYFIKTYIYPLIDSGKMKMTIPNKPKSKFQKYYS